From Acidovorax sp. FHTAMBA, one genomic window encodes:
- a CDS encoding helix-turn-helix transcriptional regulator: MQRDALLAALGERVRSLRARRGLTRKALAEAADVSERHLANLEYGIGNASIVVLHHVACALQCSLAELVGDVSTSSPEWLLIRELLENRSEADLRKVRAAIGELLGNAVVDAARGQRIALVGLRGAGKSTLGRMLADHLELPFIELSREIETLAGCSVREIHDLYGTNAYRRYERRALEEAVQIYSEVVIATPGGIVSDPATFNELLAHCTTVWLQASPEEHMSRVAAQGDLRPMAASQEAMEDLRRILDGRAAFYSKADLRVDTGGKTEQKAFDALCAAVVPVLAG; this comes from the coding sequence ATGCAGCGCGACGCACTTCTTGCTGCGTTGGGCGAGCGCGTGCGCAGCCTTCGGGCGCGCCGCGGCCTCACGCGCAAGGCACTTGCAGAGGCCGCCGACGTGTCTGAGCGGCATCTGGCCAATCTGGAATACGGTATTGGAAATGCTTCAATCGTGGTGCTGCACCATGTGGCGTGCGCGCTCCAATGCTCGCTGGCTGAGTTGGTAGGTGACGTCTCGACCAGTTCGCCCGAATGGCTGTTGATCCGCGAGCTACTGGAAAACCGCTCTGAGGCTGATCTGCGCAAGGTGCGCGCTGCCATCGGGGAGTTGCTGGGGAACGCAGTGGTGGACGCGGCGAGGGGGCAGCGCATTGCTCTCGTGGGTCTGCGGGGCGCTGGCAAATCGACGTTGGGGCGCATGTTGGCCGACCACCTGGAACTCCCGTTCATTGAACTCAGCCGTGAGATCGAGACCTTGGCCGGTTGCAGCGTGCGCGAGATCCATGACCTGTATGGCACGAATGCTTACCGTCGCTATGAACGGCGCGCGCTGGAGGAAGCCGTACAGATCTACAGCGAAGTCGTGATCGCCACGCCGGGCGGCATCGTCTCCGACCCCGCCACCTTCAACGAATTGCTGGCGCACTGCACCACGGTGTGGCTGCAGGCATCCCCCGAAGAGCACATGAGCCGGGTGGCTGCGCAGGGCGACCTGCGCCCCATGGCCGCCAGCCAAGAGGCCATGGAGGATCTGCGCCGCATCCTTGACGGACGTGCAGCCTTCTATTCCAAGGCGGATCTGCGCGTGGACACGGGCGGGAAGACGGAGCAAAAGGCGTTCGACGCACTCTGTGCGGCTGTAGTGCCCGTGCTGGCCGGATAA
- the boxC gene encoding 2,3-epoxybenzoyl-CoA dihydrolase, translated as MAETPSSPRVDYRTDPSQYLHWKLSVDGPVATLALDITEEGGLRPGYKLKLNSYDLGVDIELHDALNRIRFEHPQVQSVVVTSGKDRIFCSGANIFMLGLSSHAWKVNFCKFTNETRNGIEDSSKYEGIKFLAAVNGACAGGGYELALACDEILLIDDRSSSVSLPEVPLLGVLPGTGGLTRVTDKRKVRHDLADIFCTSVEGVRGQRAVDWRLVDDIAKPADFPEAVKNCAAKLGASGGRTTAASGIALPRVERQDGPDSLVYEHVSVQIDRTRRTATLIIKAPQGVQPTDIAAIEAAGADWWPLAMGRQLDDAILNLRTNELDIGTWLLKTEGDAGAVLRADQLLLEHRAHWLVRSTLGLLRRAFARLDVSSRTLFALIEPDSCFVGMLAELAFAADRTYMLALPDDAARAPRIVLDEFNFGLLPMVTDQSRLQRRFYEEVAPLETVRAASLRPLDADEALRLGLVTAAPDDIDWDDEIRIAIEERAAMSPDALTGLEANLRFASKENMATRVFGRLSAWQNWIFQRPNAVGDKGALKVYGKGEKSQFDLNRV; from the coding sequence ATGGCTGAAACCCCTTCATCCCCACGAGTTGATTACCGTACCGACCCCAGTCAGTACCTCCATTGGAAGTTGAGTGTTGATGGCCCCGTCGCCACTCTCGCGCTCGACATTACTGAGGAAGGCGGCCTGCGCCCCGGGTACAAACTTAAGCTCAACAGCTACGACCTCGGCGTGGACATCGAGCTGCACGATGCGCTTAATCGGATCCGGTTCGAACACCCTCAGGTGCAGTCTGTGGTGGTCACGAGCGGAAAAGACCGCATCTTCTGCTCGGGAGCCAACATCTTCATGCTCGGCTTGTCCAGCCACGCCTGGAAAGTGAACTTCTGCAAGTTCACCAATGAGACACGCAATGGCATCGAGGACAGCTCCAAATATGAGGGCATCAAGTTCCTTGCTGCTGTCAACGGCGCATGCGCTGGTGGCGGGTATGAACTGGCATTGGCCTGCGACGAGATTCTCCTGATCGATGACCGCTCCTCAAGTGTGTCGCTGCCCGAAGTGCCGCTGCTGGGCGTGCTGCCTGGCACGGGTGGCCTCACGCGTGTCACCGACAAGCGCAAGGTGCGCCACGACCTGGCAGACATCTTCTGCACCAGCGTGGAAGGCGTGCGGGGCCAGCGTGCTGTGGACTGGCGTCTGGTCGATGACATCGCCAAGCCGGCGGATTTCCCCGAGGCCGTGAAAAACTGCGCCGCCAAGCTCGGCGCATCGGGCGGCCGCACCACCGCCGCAAGTGGCATCGCACTGCCCCGGGTAGAACGGCAGGACGGCCCCGACAGCTTGGTATATGAACACGTCAGCGTGCAGATCGACCGAACACGCCGCACGGCCACGCTGATCATTAAGGCGCCCCAAGGCGTGCAGCCGACCGATATTGCGGCCATCGAAGCTGCCGGCGCCGACTGGTGGCCGCTGGCCATGGGCCGCCAGCTAGATGACGCCATCCTGAACCTGCGCACCAACGAACTAGACATCGGTACCTGGCTGCTGAAAACGGAAGGCGACGCAGGCGCGGTGCTGCGCGCTGACCAGTTGCTGCTGGAGCACCGCGCGCACTGGCTGGTGCGCTCGACCCTGGGTCTGCTGCGCCGCGCGTTTGCCCGGCTAGACGTTTCCTCACGCACCCTGTTCGCCCTGATCGAGCCCGACTCCTGCTTCGTGGGCATGCTCGCCGAGCTGGCTTTCGCCGCTGATCGAACCTATATGCTGGCGCTACCGGACGACGCAGCACGCGCGCCCCGCATCGTGCTGGACGAGTTCAATTTCGGTTTGCTGCCCATGGTCACTGACCAAAGTCGCCTGCAACGCCGCTTCTATGAAGAAGTCGCGCCGCTGGAGACCGTGCGCGCAGCCTCTCTTCGTCCGCTGGACGCCGACGAGGCGCTGCGCCTGGGCCTGGTCACAGCCGCGCCAGACGACATCGACTGGGACGACGAGATCCGCATCGCCATTGAGGAGCGCGCGGCCATGTCGCCCGACGCGCTCACAGGTCTGGAGGCCAACCTGCGCTTTGCCAGCAAGGAGAACATGGCTACCCGCGTTTTTGGTCGACTGTCGGCATGGCAGAACTGGATCTTTCAGCGCCCCAATGCCGTGGGCGACAAGGGCGCATTGAAGGTGTATGGCAAGGGCGAGAAGTCGCAATTCGATCTGAACCGGGTGTAA
- a CDS encoding enoyl-CoA hydratase/isomerase family protein has protein sequence MPKTIPVDTNDFRVELCDDGVAEVILGEPGVMPTTSVTGHGAIAVIWPRLAAEPGVRSILVRSEGKGFCAGGHAELVRQMLDSAQHRARVMREARLLVQSMVDCDLPIVSAISGAAVGAGAAVALLADVSVASHTAKIIDGHTKIGVAAGDHAAVIWPLLCGMAKAKYHLLTCAPLTGAEAERIGLVSLAVPEAELQHTARRIAKELAAGSPAALAHTKRSLNHWLRAAWPAFEHSLALEMIDFAGSDAREGLAAFEERRPPRFGT, from the coding sequence ATGCCAAAGACGATTCCGGTAGATACCAACGATTTCCGCGTCGAACTGTGCGATGACGGGGTGGCCGAGGTCATCCTGGGCGAGCCGGGCGTCATGCCGACGACGAGCGTTACTGGGCATGGGGCCATCGCGGTGATCTGGCCTCGCCTGGCTGCCGAGCCCGGCGTGCGCAGCATTCTGGTGCGCAGCGAGGGCAAGGGATTTTGCGCTGGTGGGCATGCCGAGCTGGTGCGGCAGATGCTCGATTCCGCGCAGCACCGCGCGCGCGTGATGCGTGAAGCACGGTTGCTGGTTCAGTCAATGGTGGACTGTGACCTGCCCATCGTCTCTGCCATCAGCGGCGCTGCGGTGGGCGCTGGCGCCGCGGTGGCCTTGCTGGCGGACGTGTCGGTTGCGTCGCATACCGCCAAGATCATCGATGGTCACACCAAGATCGGAGTGGCGGCGGGCGACCATGCGGCGGTGATTTGGCCGCTGCTTTGCGGCATGGCCAAGGCCAAGTACCACCTCCTGACCTGCGCGCCCCTGACGGGCGCAGAGGCCGAACGCATCGGTCTGGTCAGCTTGGCCGTGCCCGAGGCCGAACTTCAGCACACGGCGCGGCGCATCGCCAAGGAACTGGCCGCCGGCAGCCCCGCGGCGCTGGCGCACACCAAACGCTCGCTGAACCACTGGCTGCGCGCGGCCTGGCCGGCGTTTGAGCATTCGCTCGCGCTGGAGATGATTGACTTCGCGGGCAGTGATGCGCGTGAAGGCCTTGCGGCCTTTGAAGAGCGCAGGCCCCCCCGTTTCGGTACCTGA
- the boxA gene encoding benzoyl-CoA 2,3-epoxidase subunit BoxA yields METAEAVATLKQHLIDPEICIRCNTCEATCPVGAITHDDRNYVIKADVCNGCLDCISPCPTGSIDNWRIVPTARAYSIAEQLTWDELPLELTPEQLEECGVTQEDASLATVAASPSPLAAVSPGGEVFRSALYGAHIPPWSAAHAYTNLYSPKSPMLATVVGNFNCTEEGFDSETHHVVLDFGTLPFPVLEGQSIGIIPPGEDALGRAHQPRQYSIASARSGERVGYNNLSLTVKRVTVDHQGQPVRGIASNYICDLKVGEKIKVVGPFGSSFLMPNHPRSHIVMICTGTGSAPMRAMTEWRRRLRSSGKFESGKLMLFFGARTQQELPYFGPLQKLPKDFIDINLAFSRVPGKPKRYVQDLMLERSADLAALLRDGLSHFYVCGLKSMEEGVVLTLRDIAAEAGLDWDAIGSAMKAEGRLHLETY; encoded by the coding sequence ATGGAAACCGCCGAAGCTGTCGCGACACTAAAGCAGCACCTGATCGACCCGGAAATCTGCATCCGCTGCAACACCTGCGAAGCCACCTGCCCAGTCGGCGCGATCACTCACGATGACCGCAACTACGTGATCAAGGCAGACGTTTGCAATGGATGCTTGGACTGCATCTCCCCCTGCCCGACGGGCTCGATCGACAACTGGCGCATCGTGCCCACGGCGCGCGCGTACTCCATCGCGGAGCAGTTGACTTGGGACGAACTGCCGCTCGAGTTGACACCCGAGCAACTGGAGGAATGTGGTGTGACGCAGGAGGACGCCTCCCTAGCTACTGTTGCCGCATCGCCGTCGCCGCTTGCGGCGGTTTCGCCCGGCGGGGAGGTCTTCCGCTCCGCTCTGTATGGCGCGCACATTCCGCCCTGGTCGGCGGCACATGCCTACACCAACCTCTACTCGCCCAAGAGCCCGATGCTGGCAACGGTGGTGGGGAACTTCAACTGCACCGAGGAAGGCTTCGACAGTGAGACCCACCATGTCGTTCTGGATTTCGGGACGCTGCCGTTCCCGGTGCTGGAGGGCCAGTCCATCGGCATCATCCCGCCGGGTGAGGACGCATTGGGCCGTGCGCACCAGCCGCGCCAGTACTCAATCGCCAGCGCGCGCAGTGGTGAGCGTGTGGGTTACAACAACTTGTCCTTGACAGTGAAGCGGGTCACCGTCGATCACCAGGGGCAGCCGGTTCGCGGGATTGCGTCCAACTACATCTGCGACCTCAAGGTCGGTGAAAAGATCAAGGTGGTGGGCCCATTCGGTAGCAGCTTCCTGATGCCCAACCATCCCCGGTCACACATCGTGATGATCTGCACAGGCACCGGCAGTGCCCCGATGCGTGCGATGACCGAATGGCGCCGTCGCTTGCGCAGTAGCGGAAAGTTCGAGAGTGGCAAGCTGATGCTGTTCTTCGGTGCCCGCACACAGCAGGAACTGCCTTACTTCGGGCCGCTGCAAAAGCTGCCCAAGGATTTCATCGACATCAATTTGGCGTTCTCGCGAGTTCCCGGGAAACCCAAGCGCTACGTGCAAGACCTGATGCTCGAGCGATCCGCGGACCTGGCGGCGCTGCTCAGAGACGGACTGAGCCACTTCTACGTCTGCGGGCTCAAGAGCATGGAAGAAGGCGTCGTGCTGACGCTGCGCGATATCGCGGCGGAAGCGGGCCTCGATTGGGACGCAATCGGCAGCGCCATGAAGGCTGAAGGCCGCCTGCATCTTGAGACGTATTGA
- the boxB gene encoding benzoyl-CoA 2,3-epoxidase subunit BoxB, with translation MSSINYSEKIPNNVNLSEDRTLQRALEGWQPSFINWWDDVGPEGSTNYDVYLRTAVSVDPAGWAQFGHVKMRDYRWGIFLNPGDAERQIHFGDHKGEKAWTDVPGEHRANLRRIIVTQGDTEPASVEQQRHLGLTAPSMYDLRNLFQVNVEEGRHLWAMVYLLHKHFGRDGREEADALLERQSGDANNPRILGAFNEKTPDWLSFFMFTYFTDRDGKFQLAALAESAFDPLARTTKFMLTEEAHHMFVGESGVSRVVQRTCQVMNELKTDDPQKVRAAGAIDLDTVQRYLNFHYSVTIDLFGADQSSNAATFYSSGLKGRYEEGKRTDDHQLKGQTYKVLEVVNGQLVEKEVPMLNALNEVLRDDYIKDSVAGVGRWNKVIEKAGVPFRLQVPHKAFNRAIGALAGIRLAPDGRVVSENEWHARKNEWLPSDDDRAFVASLMGRVVEPGKFANWIAPPVMGINRQPVNYEYVRFG, from the coding sequence ATGAGCAGCATCAACTACAGCGAAAAGATTCCGAACAACGTCAACCTGTCCGAGGACCGGACTCTGCAGCGCGCCCTGGAAGGCTGGCAGCCCAGCTTCATCAACTGGTGGGACGACGTGGGCCCCGAGGGCTCGACTAACTACGATGTGTACCTGCGCACCGCAGTCAGCGTCGATCCGGCGGGGTGGGCACAGTTCGGCCACGTGAAGATGCGCGACTACCGCTGGGGCATCTTTCTGAACCCTGGGGACGCCGAGCGCCAGATCCATTTTGGTGATCACAAGGGCGAAAAGGCTTGGACAGACGTGCCCGGCGAACACCGCGCCAACCTGCGCCGCATCATCGTGACCCAGGGCGACACAGAACCTGCCTCGGTCGAGCAGCAGCGCCACCTGGGCCTCACGGCCCCAAGCATGTATGACCTGCGCAACCTCTTTCAGGTGAACGTGGAGGAAGGCCGCCACTTGTGGGCCATGGTCTACCTGCTGCACAAGCACTTCGGCCGCGACGGCCGTGAGGAAGCCGACGCACTGCTGGAACGCCAAAGCGGCGATGCGAACAACCCGCGCATCCTGGGCGCTTTCAACGAGAAGACCCCCGACTGGCTCTCGTTCTTCATGTTCACCTACTTCACCGACCGCGATGGCAAGTTCCAGCTTGCAGCATTGGCCGAAAGCGCGTTCGACCCGCTGGCGCGCACCACCAAGTTCATGCTGACCGAGGAAGCGCACCACATGTTTGTGGGCGAAAGTGGCGTCTCGCGCGTGGTGCAACGCACTTGCCAGGTCATGAACGAGCTGAAAACAGACGATCCACAGAAGGTGCGCGCGGCAGGTGCCATCGACCTGGATACGGTCCAGCGTTACCTGAACTTCCACTACTCCGTGACCATCGACCTGTTTGGCGCCGACCAGTCAAGCAACGCCGCTACTTTCTACAGTTCTGGTCTCAAGGGCCGGTATGAAGAGGGAAAGCGCACCGACGACCACCAGCTCAAGGGCCAGACCTACAAGGTGCTGGAAGTGGTGAACGGCCAGCTCGTCGAGAAGGAAGTGCCCATGCTCAATGCGCTTAACGAGGTGCTACGCGACGATTACATCAAGGATTCCGTCGCGGGTGTAGGCCGCTGGAACAAGGTGATAGAAAAGGCGGGCGTTCCCTTTCGGCTTCAGGTGCCGCACAAGGCTTTCAACCGGGCCATTGGTGCGCTGGCAGGCATCCGCCTGGCGCCGGACGGTCGCGTGGTCAGCGAGAACGAATGGCACGCTCGCAAGAACGAGTGGTTGCCTTCGGACGACGACCGTGCGTTCGTCGCATCGCTGATGGGTCGCGTGGTCGAGCCCGGCAAGTTCGCCAACTGGATCGCGCCGCCTGTCATGGGTATCAACCGCCAGCCTGTCAACTACGAATACGTGCGCTTTGGCTGA
- a CDS encoding DUF4863 family protein, giving the protein MSKQTFHQQLVVLTAQISGRPLDAALDQWLNTQHGPHSQSYGGLKAACVEGVRDGWLCDREGGGIRYGRVFKADDSLHRFSVDVVDMRDIAGPHHVHPGGEIDLIMPLDDGSATFDGRPAGWCVFPPGSAHQPTVANGRALVLYLLPEGQIQFSKS; this is encoded by the coding sequence ATGAGCAAACAAACATTTCACCAGCAACTTGTCGTCCTGACTGCTCAAATTTCGGGGCGCCCTCTCGACGCGGCGCTGGATCAATGGCTCAACACCCAGCACGGGCCACACAGCCAAAGCTATGGAGGGCTCAAAGCGGCCTGCGTGGAAGGCGTGCGTGATGGCTGGCTGTGCGACCGCGAAGGAGGGGGGATCCGTTATGGGCGCGTTTTCAAAGCAGATGACAGCCTGCACCGTTTTTCAGTCGATGTAGTTGACATGCGGGACATCGCAGGACCGCACCACGTGCATCCGGGCGGCGAAATTGATCTGATCATGCCCTTGGATGACGGCTCAGCAACTTTCGACGGGCGGCCAGCCGGCTGGTGCGTCTTTCCGCCCGGCAGCGCGCACCAGCCTACCGTCGCGAACGGCCGCGCATTGGTTCTCTACCTGCTGCCCGAAGGGCAGATTCAATTTTCGAAAA
- a CDS encoding MaoC family dehydratase, whose product MKFADFHPGQVIHGGRYRVTPAESVAFAAAYDPQWFHMDAQVAQGGSFGGLIASGWHTCAIAMRLVVEAALQGSESFASPGLKYVRWPHPVRPGDELRLEAHVIAVRRSETRKELGIMEWRWQLFNQGGRQVLDLEATSLFKLAVTSPMERHCST is encoded by the coding sequence ATGAAGTTCGCAGACTTCCACCCCGGACAGGTGATCCACGGCGGCCGCTACCGGGTGACGCCAGCGGAATCGGTGGCTTTTGCCGCTGCGTACGACCCGCAGTGGTTCCACATGGATGCGCAGGTGGCGCAGGGCGGCAGCTTCGGCGGTCTGATCGCCAGCGGATGGCATACCTGCGCCATCGCCATGCGCCTGGTGGTCGAGGCGGCGCTGCAAGGCTCGGAGTCTTTTGCGTCACCGGGTCTGAAGTACGTGCGCTGGCCCCACCCGGTGCGGCCGGGCGACGAACTGCGCTTGGAGGCGCACGTCATTGCCGTCCGGCGCTCGGAAACCCGCAAGGAACTGGGCATCATGGAATGGCGCTGGCAGCTCTTCAACCAAGGGGGGCGGCAGGTGCTGGACCTGGAGGCCACGAGCCTGTTCAAGCTAGCAGTCACGTCCCCAATGGAGCGGCATTGCAGCACTTGA
- a CDS encoding enoyl-CoA hydratase-related protein, translated as MTTLNVVVDADGIATVEMARPDVFNAFNERMIQELGETFTTLSGDAQVRVVLLKGQGKAFSAGADLQWMQRASVASREENLGDARRFADMLAAVAQCSKPTVACVHGLALGGGVGLVAACDFAVVSEETRFAVSEVKFGILPSVIGPYLINAVGKRAALQLALTATRFDAHEAKSLGLVHQVCSREAVDAVARGIISSLVQNGPTALAEVKALYAQLHVGPVSGDMRELTAQTIARVRMTDEAKEGFDAFLNKRPPAWIGKAVP; from the coding sequence ATGACTACATTGAACGTGGTAGTGGATGCCGACGGCATCGCCACTGTCGAGATGGCGCGGCCGGATGTGTTCAACGCATTCAACGAACGAATGATTCAGGAACTGGGGGAGACATTCACCACGCTTTCCGGCGATGCCCAGGTGCGTGTTGTCCTGCTCAAGGGGCAGGGCAAAGCTTTTTCGGCGGGGGCCGATCTACAGTGGATGCAGCGCGCGAGCGTCGCCTCGCGCGAGGAAAACCTGGGGGACGCGCGGCGTTTCGCGGACATGCTCGCGGCGGTCGCCCAATGTTCCAAGCCCACAGTGGCTTGTGTCCACGGTCTGGCTCTGGGCGGCGGCGTAGGGCTGGTGGCGGCCTGCGACTTCGCCGTCGTGTCCGAAGAGACGCGCTTTGCGGTCAGCGAGGTGAAGTTCGGGATTCTTCCGTCGGTCATCGGGCCCTACCTCATCAACGCCGTGGGCAAGCGAGCGGCCTTGCAACTGGCGTTGACAGCCACTCGCTTCGATGCGCACGAGGCAAAATCCCTTGGGCTGGTGCACCAGGTTTGCTCACGCGAAGCGGTGGATGCTGTCGCTCGCGGGATCATCAGCAGCCTGGTACAAAACGGTCCCACGGCGCTTGCCGAGGTGAAGGCACTGTATGCCCAACTCCACGTGGGGCCGGTGAGCGGGGACATGCGCGAGTTGACTGCGCAGACCATCGCGCGCGTGCGCATGACCGATGAGGCCAAGGAAGGATTCGACGCATTCCTGAACAAGCGTCCGCCTGCCTGGATCGGGAAGGCAGTGCCATGA
- a CDS encoding 3-hydroxyacyl-CoA dehydrogenase, producing MNPFDISVGAEVCVIGAGLMGAGIAQIAAQAGDTVLLFDKREGAAEDALRKLRQQLTKLVERGRMADVQVQQTLDRIRPAQDLAQARSCRIVIEAIVEDAAIKRNLLASLEALVPGDCILASNTSSISITTLANGMQRPERLVGMHFFNPVPAMRLVEIVSGLKTDAQVAAAVERLGSRWGKTPVHARSTPGFIVNRIARPFYAEALNVLTQRASCPADIDRCLRAAGFRMGPCELMDLIGHDTNLAVTRSVFAANYSDRRFGPSLVQQELVDGGLLGRKSGEGFYRYDADQRIVASPVQHDGVAAWVPPEGGIVLHGRGGLVEHMAARLAATVARVERRPDSGWAGIETPHGQLRVTDGRTAGQLAFESQVPNLSICDLAVVGANESANGDALAWAAAPAATQAWRAEVQAMLQFAGWEPVLFGDVAGLVVARTIAMLINEACDAVVQGVCTEDGADTAMQLGANYPSGPFHWLDGWGADAVVAVLDHLDAHYRGERYRASPGLRQRAWVLN from the coding sequence ATGAATCCATTCGACATCTCCGTGGGTGCCGAGGTCTGCGTAATCGGCGCCGGCCTGATGGGAGCGGGCATCGCCCAGATTGCCGCGCAGGCGGGCGACACGGTGCTCCTGTTCGACAAGCGCGAAGGCGCGGCCGAAGACGCGCTACGCAAGCTGCGCCAGCAGTTGACGAAGCTGGTCGAGCGCGGGCGCATGGCCGATGTTCAGGTGCAGCAGACGCTGGACCGCATCCGGCCCGCGCAGGACCTGGCGCAGGCTCGCAGCTGCCGCATCGTGATCGAGGCCATCGTCGAGGACGCCGCCATCAAGCGCAACCTGCTGGCCAGCCTGGAGGCCCTCGTGCCTGGCGATTGCATTCTGGCGTCCAACACCTCATCGATCTCGATCACCACGCTGGCCAACGGCATGCAGCGGCCCGAACGGCTGGTGGGTATGCACTTCTTCAACCCGGTGCCTGCGATGCGGTTGGTGGAAATTGTTAGCGGGCTCAAGACCGATGCGCAGGTGGCCGCCGCAGTGGAACGGCTAGGTTCGCGCTGGGGCAAGACGCCGGTACATGCGCGCTCTACGCCGGGCTTCATCGTCAACCGCATCGCCCGGCCGTTTTATGCCGAGGCGCTGAACGTGCTCACCCAGCGCGCCTCCTGCCCGGCCGACATCGACCGCTGCCTGCGGGCGGCAGGTTTTCGCATGGGGCCATGCGAACTGATGGACCTCATCGGGCACGACACCAACCTCGCGGTGACGCGTAGTGTGTTCGCAGCAAACTACTCCGACCGGCGCTTCGGCCCGAGCCTGGTGCAGCAGGAGCTGGTAGATGGCGGCCTGCTGGGACGCAAGTCTGGCGAGGGCTTCTACCGGTATGACGCGGACCAGCGCATCGTCGCATCGCCTGTTCAGCACGATGGGGTGGCTGCCTGGGTTCCGCCTGAGGGAGGAATTGTCCTACATGGTCGGGGCGGCCTCGTCGAGCACATGGCAGCGCGGCTCGCGGCCACGGTGGCGCGCGTGGAGCGCCGGCCCGACAGTGGCTGGGCAGGTATCGAAACCCCCCATGGGCAGTTGCGTGTGACGGACGGGCGCACAGCAGGGCAGTTGGCATTCGAGAGCCAGGTGCCCAACCTCTCGATCTGTGATCTCGCTGTGGTTGGCGCAAACGAAAGCGCGAACGGCGATGCCTTAGCCTGGGCCGCCGCCCCCGCCGCCACGCAAGCATGGCGTGCCGAGGTACAGGCGATGCTGCAGTTTGCGGGCTGGGAACCGGTGCTGTTCGGCGACGTTGCCGGCCTGGTGGTAGCGCGAACCATCGCTATGCTGATCAATGAAGCCTGCGACGCCGTGGTGCAGGGCGTATGCACCGAAGATGGCGCGGATACGGCCATGCAGTTAGGCGCGAACTATCCCAGTGGCCCGTTCCACTGGCTGGACGGTTGGGGTGCGGACGCGGTAGTGGCCGTGCTCGACCACCTAGATGCGCACTACCGCGGCGAACGCTACCGCGCCAGCCCGGGGCTGCGTCAGCGCGCTTGGGTATTAAATTGA